The following proteins come from a genomic window of Corallococcus sp. NCRR:
- the hscB gene encoding Fe-S protein assembly co-chaperone HscB, translating into MRTHFDVFGLPRSHAVNVPALEKQYRELSLQLHPDRVGPGDAKARLAAVEGTTALNEAFKTLKDPVRRAFYLLKLHGVDLDREDAGAQKDMPLEFLEEVMELREALDEAIAAKDLPGAQAMAKDVAGRKAAALQEAVAALGSLEAAEDSPDGVRKASHALGRVRYFTRFLEQVDAFEEEVLA; encoded by the coding sequence GTGAGGACCCACTTCGACGTGTTCGGGCTGCCCCGCTCCCACGCCGTGAACGTGCCGGCGCTGGAGAAGCAGTACCGGGAGCTGTCGCTGCAGTTGCACCCGGACCGCGTCGGCCCCGGTGACGCGAAGGCGCGCCTGGCCGCCGTGGAGGGCACCACCGCCCTCAACGAAGCCTTCAAGACGCTGAAGGACCCGGTGCGCCGCGCCTTCTACCTGCTCAAGCTCCACGGCGTGGACCTGGACCGCGAGGACGCGGGCGCCCAGAAGGACATGCCCCTGGAGTTCCTGGAGGAGGTCATGGAGCTGCGCGAGGCGCTGGATGAAGCCATCGCGGCGAAGGACCTGCCCGGGGCCCAGGCCATGGCGAAGGACGTGGCCGGCCGCAAGGCGGCGGCGTTGCAGGAGGCCGTCGCGGCGCTCGGTTCGCTGGAGGCCGCGGAGGATTCTCCGGACGGGGTGAGAAAGGCATCGCACGCGCTGGGGCGGGTGCGCTACTTCACGCGCTTCCTCGAGCAGGTGGACGCGTTCGAGGAGGAGGTGCTCGCGTGA
- a CDS encoding HesB/IscA family protein yields the protein MNEQAQTTQAPQTPPKPAPRGIGLADSAVARLKQLLEERQTPEAGLRIAVKGGGCSGLQYSMEWSEKSRERDKVFERDGVRVFVDPKSYLYLIGTELVFEQTLMASGFKLNNPNVKAACGCGESFSV from the coding sequence ATGAACGAGCAGGCCCAGACGACCCAGGCCCCTCAGACGCCCCCCAAGCCGGCCCCCAGGGGCATTGGCCTGGCGGACAGCGCGGTGGCGCGCCTCAAGCAGCTCCTGGAGGAGCGCCAGACGCCGGAGGCCGGCCTGCGCATCGCCGTGAAGGGCGGCGGGTGCTCCGGGCTCCAGTACTCCATGGAGTGGTCGGAGAAGTCCCGCGAGCGCGACAAGGTGTTCGAGCGCGACGGCGTCCGCGTCTTCGTGGATCCGAAGAGCTACCTGTACCTCATCGGCACGGAGCTGGTGTTCGAGCAGACGCTGATGGCGTCCGGCTTCAAGCTGAACAACCCCAACGTCAAGGCCGCCTGCGGCTGCGGAGAGAGCTTCTCCGTCTGA
- the iscU gene encoding Fe-S cluster assembly scaffold IscU, with translation MAYSEKVIEHYENPRNVGTLDKNDPNVGTGLVGAPACGDVMRLQLKISDSGVIEDARFKTFGCGSAIASSSLVTEWVKGKTVDQAMTISNKDVARELALPPVKIHCSVLAEDAIKAAIEDFKKKRASRQA, from the coding sequence ATGGCTTACAGCGAGAAGGTCATCGAGCACTACGAGAACCCCCGCAACGTGGGGACGCTCGACAAGAACGACCCGAACGTCGGCACCGGTCTCGTGGGCGCCCCCGCTTGCGGCGACGTGATGCGCCTCCAGCTGAAGATCAGCGACTCGGGCGTGATTGAAGACGCGCGCTTCAAGACCTTCGGCTGCGGTTCCGCCATCGCGTCCAGCTCGCTCGTCACCGAGTGGGTGAAGGGCAAGACGGTGGATCAGGCCATGACCATCTCCAACAAGGACGTGGCCCGGGAGCTGGCGCTGCCCCCGGTGAAGATCCACTGCTCCGTGCTGGCCGAGGACGCCATCAAGGCGGCCATCGAGGACTTCAAGAAGAAGCGCGCGTCGCGGCAGGCCTGA
- a CDS encoding IscS subfamily cysteine desulfurase: protein MSLPIYMDNHATTPLDPRVLEAMLPYLREDFGNAASRNHAFGWKAEAAVEKARRQVADLIGASEKEIVFTSGATESDNLAIKGVIEFYKSKGDHIITLKTEHKAVLDTCKRLERVRQERLDELKLLRLGQLAERDVTPEEVPELAAKFNLDADETYKKWAEMPTGGARVTYLDVERDGRVSLEKLAAAMTPKTVLVSIMFANNEIGVVQPVAEIGKLCREKGVLFHCDAVQGVGKVPFDVEKMNVDLASISAHKMYGPKGVGALYVRRKPRVRIAPMVDGGGHERGMRSGTLNVASIVGFGTAAEVAKLDLPEESARLFRLRERLRTGIMEQLDMVTVNGSLEHRMPGSLNISFSYVEGEALMMSIKDVAVSSGSACTSASLEPSYVLRALGVEEDMAHSSIRFGLGRFNTEEEVDFVIRLVVDKVRKLRDMSPLYEMAKEGIDLKSIEWTAH, encoded by the coding sequence CTGAGCCTGCCCATCTACATGGACAACCACGCGACCACCCCGCTCGACCCGCGGGTGCTGGAAGCCATGTTGCCCTACCTCCGCGAGGACTTCGGCAACGCGGCCAGCCGCAACCACGCGTTCGGCTGGAAGGCCGAGGCCGCGGTGGAGAAGGCGCGCCGGCAGGTGGCGGACCTCATCGGCGCGTCGGAGAAGGAGATCGTCTTCACCTCCGGCGCCACCGAGTCCGACAACCTGGCCATCAAGGGCGTCATCGAGTTCTACAAGTCCAAGGGCGACCACATCATCACCCTGAAGACGGAGCACAAGGCCGTCCTGGACACCTGCAAGCGCCTGGAGCGCGTGCGCCAGGAGCGGCTGGACGAGCTCAAGCTGCTGCGCCTGGGCCAGCTGGCCGAGCGCGACGTGACGCCGGAAGAGGTCCCGGAGCTGGCGGCGAAGTTCAACCTGGACGCGGACGAGACGTACAAGAAGTGGGCGGAGATGCCCACGGGTGGCGCGCGCGTCACCTACCTGGACGTGGAGCGCGACGGCCGCGTGAGCCTGGAGAAGCTGGCCGCGGCGATGACGCCCAAGACGGTGCTCGTCTCCATCATGTTCGCCAACAACGAGATCGGCGTGGTCCAGCCGGTAGCGGAGATTGGCAAGCTGTGCCGTGAGAAGGGCGTCCTCTTCCACTGCGACGCGGTGCAGGGCGTGGGCAAGGTGCCCTTCGACGTGGAGAAGATGAACGTCGACCTGGCCTCCATCAGCGCGCACAAGATGTACGGCCCCAAGGGCGTGGGCGCGCTGTACGTGCGCCGCAAGCCGCGCGTGCGCATCGCGCCCATGGTGGACGGCGGCGGTCACGAGCGCGGCATGCGCAGCGGCACGCTGAACGTGGCGTCCATCGTCGGCTTCGGCACGGCGGCGGAGGTCGCGAAGCTGGACCTGCCGGAGGAGTCCGCGCGCCTGTTCCGCCTGCGTGAGCGGCTGCGCACCGGCATCATGGAGCAGCTGGACATGGTGACGGTGAACGGCAGCCTGGAGCACCGCATGCCGGGCAGCCTCAACATCTCCTTCTCCTACGTGGAGGGCGAGGCCCTGATGATGTCCATCAAGGACGTCGCGGTGTCCTCCGGGTCCGCGTGCACGTCCGCGTCGCTGGAGCCCTCCTACGTGCTGCGCGCGCTGGGCGTGGAGGAGGACATGGCGCACAGCTCCATCCGCTTCGGCCTGGGCCGCTTCAACACGGAGGAGGAGGTCGACTTCGTCATCCGCCTCGTGGTGGACAAAGTCCGCAAGTTGCGAGACATGAGCCCCCTGTACGAGATGGCCAAGGAAGGCATCGACCTCAAGAGCATCGAGTGGACCGCCCACTAG
- a CDS encoding SPFH domain-containing protein, which produces MSANAKSQARNNAQDTQDGAGRPSLIRLEGGLDRSRYTDGWRAGKPAEDPDKVKKWGLITARPSEFLIHMRRGRVREVSGQGASCFKLPGDSVAIVPTSIQRFQFTADQVTSEKVGVAVTGLAVYRIADPLVAFRMLNFSYPERAQEKLAELLGEMFVGAARRLVANLTVEQCLTRRKEGIAEELMREIAPVLSGRGRLEDRTDSGWGVLLDTIEIQDVRVLSSAVFEHMQARFRREQERQAREAELAKERFVRREETEAERVLNLQKLAAKEEVRQRTQATEEQARLEQLAVEARLAQAKMEQVRQQQQERTSVEREVALAKLTAQEEVRTRTQALKEQARLEALATDARLEEARLTSERQLTYNRAQGELEQLRWEQEAEAAKAQWSWTGCAASRRRRPRVTRCGSPRPGRRPSNCPPGSRCC; this is translated from the coding sequence ATGAGCGCCAACGCGAAGTCGCAGGCCCGGAACAACGCCCAGGACACGCAGGACGGAGCGGGGCGGCCGTCGCTGATCCGCCTGGAGGGCGGGCTGGATCGCTCCCGCTACACGGACGGCTGGCGGGCCGGCAAGCCCGCGGAGGACCCCGACAAGGTGAAGAAGTGGGGGCTCATCACCGCGCGGCCCAGCGAGTTCCTCATCCACATGCGCCGGGGGCGCGTGCGCGAGGTGAGCGGCCAGGGCGCGAGCTGCTTCAAGCTGCCGGGCGACTCGGTGGCCATCGTGCCCACCAGCATCCAGCGGTTCCAGTTCACCGCGGATCAGGTGACGAGCGAGAAGGTGGGCGTGGCGGTGACGGGCCTGGCGGTGTACCGCATCGCGGATCCGCTGGTGGCCTTCCGGATGCTCAACTTCAGCTACCCGGAGCGCGCGCAGGAGAAGCTGGCGGAGCTGCTCGGGGAGATGTTCGTGGGCGCGGCGCGCCGGCTGGTGGCGAACCTCACCGTGGAGCAGTGCCTCACCCGGCGCAAGGAGGGCATCGCCGAGGAGCTGATGCGTGAGATCGCGCCGGTGCTCTCCGGCCGGGGCCGGCTGGAGGACCGCACCGACTCCGGCTGGGGCGTGCTGCTGGATACGATTGAAATCCAGGACGTGCGCGTGCTCTCCAGCGCCGTCTTCGAGCACATGCAGGCCCGCTTCCGCCGCGAACAGGAACGCCAGGCACGCGAGGCGGAGCTGGCCAAGGAGCGCTTCGTGCGGCGCGAGGAGACGGAGGCCGAGCGCGTGCTCAACCTCCAGAAGCTCGCCGCGAAGGAGGAGGTCCGCCAGCGCACGCAGGCCACGGAGGAGCAGGCGCGGCTGGAGCAACTCGCGGTGGAGGCGCGGCTGGCCCAGGCGAAGATGGAGCAGGTGCGCCAGCAGCAGCAGGAGCGCACGTCCGTGGAGCGGGAGGTCGCGCTCGCGAAGCTGACCGCGCAGGAGGAGGTCCGCACGCGCACGCAGGCCCTGAAGGAGCAGGCCCGCCTGGAGGCGCTGGCCACGGACGCGCGGCTGGAGGAGGCGCGGCTCACGAGCGAACGGCAGCTCACCTACAACCGCGCGCAGGGGGAGCTGGAGCAGCTGCGCTGGGAGCAGGAGGCGGAGGCCGCCAAGGCGCAGTGGAGTTGGACCGGATGCGCCGCCAGCAGGAGGCGGAGGCCGCGCGTCACGAGGTGCGGCTCGCCGAGGCCCGGCAGGAGGCCGAGCAACTGTCCGCCCGGCTCCAGGTGCTGCTGA
- a CDS encoding protein-disulfide reductase DsbD family protein, with translation MDTKKLTLAAVVAGVVVAVVPWLLPTGPSAGLDAARFLESGNLAWGALVVFAGGLLTAMTPCVYPLIPITVSVFGARKAEARGRSLALTTSYIVGMGVVFSALGILAAKTGQAFGSMLGSPVVVVGLAVFLLLLASSMFGAFELALPSSMQTKLSNVGGTGIAGAFVMGSVSGFLAAPCTGPVLTGLLAFVAKSANTTLGATLLFIYALGIGVPFFLIGVFTVRLPRGGVWMEWVKSVLGIMLVALAFSYLKDAFPWARDHVKALGAEVGQVPGAVIAAVLVVVGVLVGAVHRSFKEGARDFGFKALGVALVVGALVVRGGALDARPVGELWVRMGLQERPVAPSWQWHHVMPAKKATFDASQFEQVLAAAKQEGRPVLIDFFADWCAACKELDRLTYPSTEVISQASDSRFLTIKIDATNSEDHLDALMEKLGVEGLPTVAFVNPDGTVLTKPRVTGFLEPVPFAAEMQKVVLQ, from the coding sequence ATGGACACGAAGAAGCTGACGCTGGCGGCGGTGGTGGCGGGAGTCGTGGTGGCGGTGGTCCCGTGGCTGTTGCCCACGGGCCCGAGCGCCGGGCTGGACGCGGCCCGGTTCCTGGAGTCCGGGAACCTCGCGTGGGGCGCGCTGGTGGTGTTCGCCGGCGGCCTGCTCACGGCGATGACGCCGTGTGTGTACCCGCTCATCCCCATCACCGTGTCGGTGTTCGGCGCGAGGAAGGCGGAGGCGCGGGGCCGCTCGCTGGCGCTGACGACGTCGTACATCGTGGGCATGGGCGTGGTGTTCAGCGCGCTGGGCATCCTGGCGGCGAAGACGGGCCAGGCCTTCGGCTCCATGCTGGGCAGCCCCGTGGTGGTGGTGGGCCTGGCGGTGTTCCTGCTGCTGCTGGCCTCGTCGATGTTCGGCGCGTTCGAGCTGGCGCTGCCGTCGTCCATGCAGACGAAGCTGAGCAACGTGGGCGGCACGGGCATCGCGGGTGCGTTCGTGATGGGCAGCGTGTCCGGGTTCCTGGCGGCGCCGTGCACGGGGCCGGTGCTCACGGGCCTGCTGGCCTTCGTGGCGAAGTCCGCCAACACGACGCTGGGCGCGACGCTGCTGTTCATCTACGCGCTGGGCATCGGCGTGCCGTTCTTCCTCATCGGCGTGTTCACCGTGCGCCTGCCGCGCGGCGGCGTGTGGATGGAGTGGGTGAAGAGCGTGCTGGGCATCATGCTGGTGGCGCTCGCGTTCTCGTACCTGAAGGACGCCTTCCCCTGGGCGCGCGACCACGTTAAGGCGCTGGGCGCCGAGGTGGGCCAGGTGCCCGGCGCGGTGATTGCCGCGGTGCTGGTGGTGGTGGGCGTGCTCGTGGGAGCGGTGCACCGCTCGTTCAAGGAGGGCGCGCGCGACTTCGGCTTCAAGGCGCTGGGCGTGGCGCTGGTGGTGGGCGCGCTGGTGGTGCGCGGCGGCGCGCTGGACGCTCGGCCCGTGGGGGAACTCTGGGTGCGCATGGGGCTCCAGGAGCGCCCGGTCGCGCCGTCCTGGCAGTGGCACCACGTGATGCCGGCGAAGAAGGCGACGTTCGACGCGAGCCAGTTCGAGCAGGTGCTCGCGGCGGCGAAGCAGGAGGGCCGCCCGGTGCTCATCGACTTCTTCGCGGACTGGTGCGCGGCCTGCAAGGAGCTGGACCGGCTGACGTATCCGTCCACGGAGGTCATCTCCCAGGCGAGCGACAGCCGTTTCCTGACCATCAAGATCGACGCGACGAACAGCGAGGACCACCTGGACGCGCTGATGGAGAAGCTGGGCGTGGAGGGCCTGCCCACGGTGGCCTTCGTGAACCCGGACGGCACCGTGCTGACGAAGCCGCGCGTGACGGGCTTCCTGGAGCCCGTGCCCTTCGCGGCGGAGATGCAGAAGGTCGTCCTCCAGTAG
- a CDS encoding tRNA-uridine aminocarboxypropyltransferase, translated as MRSSTPEDLSGRCERCYLPTALCLCEDVPVIPTRTELLIIRHNKESQKSTNTARIAALALPRCHIVSYGAPGAPFDASVLDTPDTWLLFPDAPEAEGPPPKRLVIIDGSWAQARRMVQRVPALRRLPGMRLPPPAPDTRRLRKPPHPDGMSTLEAMAGALARLEGEELAKPLLMLHELMIERVLASRGRLGWENYL; from the coding sequence ATGAGGTCGAGCACCCCGGAGGACCTGTCCGGCCGCTGCGAGCGGTGCTACCTGCCCACGGCCCTGTGCCTGTGCGAGGACGTGCCCGTCATCCCCACGCGCACGGAGCTGCTGATCATCCGGCACAACAAGGAGTCGCAGAAGAGCACCAACACGGCGCGCATCGCGGCGCTGGCCCTGCCCCGCTGCCACATCGTGTCGTATGGCGCGCCGGGAGCGCCTTTCGATGCATCGGTGCTGGACACGCCGGACACGTGGCTGCTCTTCCCGGACGCACCGGAGGCGGAGGGGCCGCCGCCGAAGCGGCTGGTCATCATCGACGGGAGCTGGGCGCAGGCGCGGCGCATGGTGCAGCGCGTCCCCGCCTTGCGCCGGCTGCCGGGCATGAGGCTGCCGCCACCCGCGCCGGACACGCGCCGCCTGCGCAAGCCGCCGCACCCGGACGGGATGTCCACGCTGGAGGCCATGGCCGGCGCGCTCGCGCGGCTGGAGGGCGAGGAGCTCGCGAAGCCGCTGCTCATGCTGCACGAGCTGATGATTGAGCGCGTGCTCGCGAGCCGTGGCCGGCTGGGCTGGGAGAACTACCTCTAG
- a CDS encoding RNA polymerase sigma factor, producing the protein MVPGREEPPVREGSGGEFAAFAIRHQPVLVAIARNVCGKSASDCDDLVQDVLLRALLQWERLKRWPEPARRAWLVRVLHNRFLDQCRRQGAETDRRVDLHNVHMLFEDPEDAPEPEQWECVTEDELRQAVARLNEKLRQAFELHARGLRHAEIARRMNTPSAGTVGTWLFHARRRLKAMLHDTAERRRQERER; encoded by the coding sequence ATGGTGCCAGGGAGGGAGGAGCCGCCAGTCCGGGAAGGCTCTGGAGGGGAGTTCGCCGCGTTCGCGATCCGCCATCAGCCGGTGCTGGTCGCCATCGCGCGCAATGTCTGCGGCAAGAGTGCCAGTGATTGCGACGACCTGGTGCAGGACGTGCTCTTGCGCGCGCTCCTGCAATGGGAGCGGCTCAAGCGCTGGCCGGAGCCCGCACGCCGCGCGTGGCTGGTGCGCGTGCTGCACAACCGGTTCCTGGACCAGTGCCGCCGCCAGGGCGCGGAGACGGACCGCCGGGTGGACCTGCACAACGTCCACATGCTCTTCGAGGACCCGGAGGACGCGCCGGAGCCCGAGCAGTGGGAGTGCGTCACGGAGGACGAGCTGCGCCAGGCCGTGGCGCGGCTCAACGAGAAGCTGCGCCAGGCATTCGAACTTCACGCGCGGGGCCTGCGCCACGCGGAGATCGCCCGGCGGATGAACACCCCCAGCGCGGGAACGGTGGGCACGTGGCTCTTCCACGCCCGCCGCCGCCTCAAGGCCATGCTCCACGACACCGCGGAACGCCGCCGCCAGGAGAGGGAACGATGA
- a CDS encoding anti-sigma factor family protein — MSTACECEDLQPFLDGSLSAEDQRRVRGHLSTCDVCARRFHDLLQLEMLARLALEDAAESERWVSARQARDTVPGSDWNDVPENWPGDVLAAPPAPEREGRAWHQGARRFRRRCPGCANCCPWFAKPEAVEAVSAPRLPCPRTSRAGATLLRPRTRR; from the coding sequence ATGAGCACCGCGTGTGAGTGTGAGGACCTCCAGCCCTTCCTGGACGGCAGCCTGTCCGCCGAGGACCAGCGCCGCGTCCGGGGCCACCTGTCCACCTGCGACGTCTGCGCCCGCCGCTTCCACGACCTGCTGCAACTGGAGATGCTCGCGAGGCTCGCGCTGGAGGACGCCGCGGAGAGCGAGCGCTGGGTGTCCGCACGCCAGGCCCGCGACACGGTGCCCGGGTCCGACTGGAACGACGTGCCGGAGAACTGGCCCGGGGACGTGCTCGCCGCGCCCCCGGCTCCGGAGCGCGAGGGCCGGGCGTGGCACCAGGGCGCCCGCCGCTTCCGCCGCCGCTGCCCGGGGTGCGCCAACTGCTGCCCCTGGTTCGCGAAGCCGGAGGCGGTGGAGGCCGTCAGCGCGCCGCGCCTCCCGTGCCCGCGCACCAGCCGCGCCGGTGCGACGCTGCTGCGCCCCCGCACGCGCCGCTGA
- a CDS encoding zf-HC2 domain-containing protein translates to MDLWCKKLYRFLDGELESEDEEHFRLHLALCRACASGLHDAMQLEMLSVQALCGAVAHNDAPPPPAPVRAPFRFALPRGRWWRHALGAVLAMGLGALTAFMTGDGFRPGDAWRADASARELEARIAYPAADRYLPYVPVRTGAGGAALASEPPVPLRTLAALEERGDLHGIAAAYLVRGELRQASDFLARSAPSLDRDSDRAVVAMAAGEWRRALDLLEGVLRQAPDHPQALWNRALVLRAMGLPLQAAEAFEAVARRGEPGWSEEAGIRAQALRQGGSFLK, encoded by the coding sequence ATGGATCTCTGGTGCAAGAAGCTCTACCGGTTCCTGGATGGGGAGCTGGAATCGGAGGACGAGGAGCACTTCCGGCTCCATCTGGCCCTCTGCCGTGCGTGCGCCAGCGGGCTGCATGATGCCATGCAACTGGAGATGCTCAGCGTCCAGGCGCTGTGTGGCGCGGTGGCGCACAACGACGCGCCACCTCCCCCCGCCCCCGTCCGCGCGCCGTTCCGTTTCGCCCTGCCGCGAGGCCGGTGGTGGCGGCACGCGCTGGGGGCGGTGCTGGCCATGGGGCTGGGCGCGCTCACTGCGTTCATGACCGGGGACGGCTTCCGGCCGGGGGACGCGTGGCGGGCGGATGCGTCCGCGCGGGAGCTGGAGGCGCGCATCGCGTACCCGGCCGCGGACCGCTACCTGCCCTACGTCCCCGTCCGGACGGGGGCGGGGGGCGCGGCGCTCGCGAGCGAACCGCCGGTGCCCCTGCGGACCCTGGCGGCGCTGGAGGAGCGGGGGGACCTGCACGGCATCGCGGCGGCCTACCTCGTGCGTGGCGAACTGCGTCAGGCATCGGACTTCCTGGCGCGCAGCGCCCCCTCGCTGGACCGGGACAGCGACCGGGCCGTGGTGGCGATGGCCGCCGGGGAGTGGCGGCGCGCCCTGGACCTGCTCGAGGGCGTGCTGCGTCAGGCGCCGGACCATCCCCAGGCCCTGTGGAACCGGGCGCTGGTGCTCCGGGCCATGGGGCTCCCGCTCCAGGCGGCGGAGGCCTTCGAGGCCGTGGCCCGCCGGGGGGAGCCGGGGTGGAGCGAGGAGGCCGGAATCCGGGCCCAGGCCCTCCGGCAGGGGGGCTCCTTCTTGAAATGA
- a CDS encoding M24 family metallopeptidase, with protein MKRWPAVLPALSLGCLVACATVPASAPTALKTPPVPPPSQERALRETWLKERHGLLLDMMRRHGVAMWVVVNEEFHDDPLTAWVAPPMPYAGNRDVFVFVDAGDAGLQKVALTGYATEAVSRFFESPSVERKQAEALADLDARYHPRTIALAMDGRRGVTRSLTHDTYKWLVEALGPSAEARFVSAAPLIEEYLDTRLPGEFTPYRDLVVLTESLVKRALSNEVVVPGKTTVGDVRRWLYDALFEARVGTWFQPDLRVQRQGMKDGFSRGFLAVADEAVVIQRGDLVHVDFGVSALGLSTDWQKMAYVLKEGETDAPEGLKRALENTRTLQDALMLRASRPGRSSADVYDATMAEMKERGIEAKVYSHPLGAQGHALGASIDFRAASRSEAPRLLRKGSYLAVELNTVTPVPEWDGQKVAVMQEDPAYLTDEGWRFFVPRQDAFYLIH; from the coding sequence ATGAAGCGTTGGCCCGCAGTCCTGCCCGCCCTGAGCCTGGGCTGTCTGGTGGCATGTGCCACCGTTCCCGCGAGCGCCCCCACCGCCCTCAAGACTCCACCGGTGCCGCCGCCGTCCCAGGAGCGGGCCCTGCGTGAGACCTGGCTGAAGGAGCGGCACGGGCTGCTCCTGGACATGATGCGCCGGCACGGCGTGGCCATGTGGGTCGTGGTCAACGAGGAGTTCCACGATGATCCGCTGACGGCCTGGGTCGCGCCGCCCATGCCGTACGCGGGCAACCGTGACGTGTTCGTCTTCGTGGACGCGGGCGACGCGGGGCTCCAGAAGGTCGCGTTGACGGGCTACGCCACGGAGGCGGTGTCGCGCTTCTTCGAGTCCCCCTCGGTGGAGCGCAAGCAGGCGGAGGCGCTCGCGGACCTGGACGCGCGCTACCACCCGCGCACCATCGCGCTGGCCATGGACGGGCGGCGGGGCGTGACGCGCAGCCTGACCCACGACACCTACAAGTGGCTGGTGGAGGCGCTGGGCCCGTCCGCGGAAGCGCGCTTCGTGAGCGCGGCGCCGCTCATCGAGGAGTACCTGGACACGCGGCTGCCCGGCGAGTTCACGCCCTACCGCGACCTGGTGGTGCTGACGGAGTCGCTGGTGAAGCGGGCGCTCTCCAACGAGGTGGTGGTGCCCGGCAAGACGACGGTGGGGGACGTGCGCCGCTGGCTCTACGACGCGCTGTTCGAGGCGCGCGTGGGCACGTGGTTCCAGCCGGACCTGCGCGTGCAGCGGCAGGGCATGAAGGACGGCTTCTCCCGAGGCTTCCTGGCGGTGGCGGACGAGGCGGTGGTCATCCAGCGCGGCGACCTCGTGCACGTGGACTTCGGCGTGTCGGCGCTGGGGTTGAGCACGGACTGGCAGAAGATGGCGTACGTGCTGAAGGAGGGGGAGACGGACGCGCCGGAGGGGCTGAAGCGCGCGCTGGAGAACACGCGGACGCTGCAGGACGCGCTGATGCTGCGGGCGTCGCGGCCGGGGCGCTCGTCCGCGGACGTCTACGACGCGACGATGGCGGAGATGAAGGAGCGCGGCATCGAGGCCAAGGTGTACAGCCATCCCCTGGGCGCGCAGGGCCATGCGCTGGGCGCATCCATCGACTTCCGCGCGGCGTCGCGCTCGGAGGCGCCCCGGCTGTTGCGCAAGGGCTCGTACCTCGCCGTCGAGCTCAACACCGTCACGCCCGTGCCAGAGTGGGACGGGCAGAAGGTGGCGGTGATGCAGGAAGATCCGGCGTACCTGACGGACGAAGGCTGGCGGTTCTTCGTGCCGCGCCAGGACGCCTTCTATCTCATCCACTGA
- a CDS encoding CARDB domain-containing protein, which translates to MKTTTFVGVVAALVLGGMEAGAAAWDTCNGTPVKWYSGPVVYRNRCSIPDSGNVNSAYWNGLRQWDDLSHIVSGFNVNPATDCSLDHSDGQNEIGLCDRTAIDGNNGVTYSVVGLCFIGSNGIDEADICIASDLDFTPRTGEAFGTSGRSTFVHEAGHFFGFKHEGGHSILRTSPPHLVTGGYESSTLWPTNAQGMNTLYGYSVTKPNLLPSAMGVVGDVAQTLDPAGTKTVCRGTAQSVKFYVGNMGNAAATSYAMRVRLSPTAPPNGYYESTNVVATFNHSLGAFSEGIYSLGFTVPTTLPFTTYYVYLDMDPAGTVDELKENDNTTVSAMVLRVGC; encoded by the coding sequence ATGAAGACAACGACATTCGTGGGCGTCGTCGCCGCGCTGGTGCTGGGGGGCATGGAGGCGGGCGCCGCCGCCTGGGACACGTGCAACGGGACGCCGGTGAAGTGGTACAGCGGACCGGTCGTGTACCGGAACCGGTGCAGCATCCCGGACTCCGGCAACGTCAACTCGGCGTACTGGAACGGCTTGAGGCAGTGGGACGACCTGTCTCACATCGTCAGTGGCTTCAACGTGAACCCGGCGACGGACTGCTCGCTGGATCACAGCGACGGGCAGAACGAGATTGGCCTGTGTGACCGGACGGCCATCGACGGGAACAACGGCGTGACGTACTCCGTCGTGGGCCTGTGCTTCATCGGAAGCAACGGCATCGACGAGGCGGACATCTGCATCGCCAGCGACCTGGACTTCACGCCGCGCACCGGTGAGGCGTTCGGCACGTCGGGCCGGAGCACGTTCGTGCACGAGGCGGGGCACTTCTTCGGCTTCAAGCACGAGGGCGGGCACAGCATCCTGCGCACCTCGCCGCCGCACCTGGTGACGGGCGGCTACGAGTCCTCCACGCTGTGGCCCACGAACGCGCAGGGCATGAACACGCTGTACGGTTACTCGGTGACGAAGCCGAACCTGCTGCCGTCCGCCATGGGCGTGGTGGGGGACGTGGCGCAGACGTTGGATCCGGCCGGCACGAAGACGGTGTGCCGGGGCACGGCGCAGAGCGTGAAGTTCTACGTGGGCAACATGGGCAACGCGGCCGCGACGTCCTACGCGATGCGCGTGCGCCTGAGCCCGACCGCGCCGCCGAATGGCTACTACGAGTCCACCAACGTGGTGGCCACGTTCAACCACTCGCTGGGGGCGTTCTCGGAGGGCATCTACTCGCTGGGCTTCACGGTGCCGACGACGCTGCCGTTCACCACGTACTACGTCTACCTGGACATGGATCCGGCGGGCACGGTGGACGAGCTGAAGGAGAACGACAACACCACCGTCAGCGCCATGGTCCTGCGGGTGGGGTGCTGA